The following nucleotide sequence is from Salvia miltiorrhiza cultivar Shanhuang (shh) chromosome 7, IMPLAD_Smil_shh, whole genome shotgun sequence.
attttttagtcatgtgcaaaaacagaaaaaatataaaggtgatgtattttggggcggatttaaaggtgatgtgcaattgtagaattcaaggaaatgtggtgtatttaggagcggattttaaaggtgatgtgcaattgtagaatttaAGGAAAgatggtgtatttaggggcaattaaccctaaaataaataagttaagtatcacaccccataaatatataagtttaGTAGCACATTCTTAATGGTTCCCACCACATCTTTGACATATTTAAaactttttgttttatttaaacAATAACAAACGTGGCCCATAGAATCTTCTATCATTATcaacatattattttttgtcttattatgtctctctctctctccaaaattGTGATTCTATATGTCttattagggtttagggtttctttTCTTGCATGTACACGATTTGGAAGATAATAAAGAAACAGTGCATGAATTGTGAGGATCGGCAGATTCAGCCGAAAAGTGGTCAAAACAAGAATCTTGTTTCAAatcattccaaaaaaaaaagaatcttaTGCAAATATTGAGAAGACCGTGCACTAtacacgcctctctctctctctctctctctcttctattaTTCAGCttccaaattcaaaaaaaaaatgagacaaaaACCCTAAACACCGTGCACTCCATACACTCCATAcatgcctctctctctctctctaagaaaCTCACGTCGTGCACTCCATACACGCCTCTCTCTCTAAGAAACTCCAGCCACTATGAGTGAAACGGAATCAGATTACGATGGGGAAGAGGCACAACGAGGAAGTCGCCCGAGTACATCAAGGAGGAGCGAACAATACCCGACGCCGAATCCGGTAAGTAACCGTGCCCTATATTTGTCAAAATTTGAGTTTATGTGTTTTGTATTGTTAAATTGTGCACAATAGTTGATTATTAGGTACACGGTTGTAGCATTTGTTAGACAATTATGTTGGTAATTTGCGAAATTTGGAATCTGGAAATTATTTTGAACAACCGTGTACGGTTCTtcagtacacggttgtacacggttagaCAATTATGTTACACGGTTAGGATTAATTGATGTAATATGCcttaattgtgtatttttaaCGTATAAAGGTATTTTTCGTACACGAtttaaccgtgtacaaccgtacaCGGTTTGTTCATccatacacggttgtacacggtttctCTAGAATCGTACACGGTTGATTTTAAATCATGTAATATGCCCTAATTGTGTATTTTAGACGTATAGAGGTATTTTTTGTACACGAtttaaccgtgtacaaccgtacaCGGTTTGTTCATCCGTACACGGTtatacacggttgtacacggttggtctAGAATCATACACGGTTGATATTTTTTGATACTAATCatcattttgaattaatttcaGCCTCCGAGGCATGTTTGGTTACGTCCGTACATGCAAGGTTATAACGGACGAATCAATCACTACATCAGGGACAAAACATTGAAGGAAGTGGAGACCTGTCTGACGCATTACCGGTGTTTTGAACAATTTAAGAGAGGTCCGTTTGGGCATTTACTTAAGTTGAATAGGCAGGATAGTGCGAATGCCGCACTGCACCATCTTCTTGCACGGGAGTTGTATGACCAAGAATTCGGTCCGTGGGAGAAGTGGTTCCACGTTGGTGGACACGACATTCGATTCGGCGCATTGGAGTATTGTCTGGTGACGGGGTTGTGCTTCGGGCCATCCCCGCAGCGTTTTGATCCTAATGTGGATCACCGTGTTAGGAAGCAGAGTCTATGGCACCGAGTTTTTAAAGGCAAGAAGGTGGAAGTGAAGGATCTGCGCAAGCGGTTCGTTAACCGCTGTATAGGCAATAGTGCCGAGGATTATTTGAGGGTGGGCAATATTCTCGTGGAGTATGATCTCATCTTCTGTCGTGATTATAAACACGTGCATGAATGGGTGTGGGCACTGATCGAGGAGGATCAGTCATGGATCGACTTCCCGTGGGGCTCTTACTCATTCCAGGTTTTGTGCCATGGGATAAGTGTGTTGAAGAAGCATCCCTCGGAGATTACCGAGAATAGGAGGACGTACCACTTCTATGGGCCCATATGGGCATTACAGATTTGATCGTACGAGGCCATTCCGAGGTTGGGCCGTGCGTGTGGGGCTCGTGACACGAGCTTCCAGATGCCACGATTGGTCAACTGGACGACTTGGAAGTCGGCTTCTGACTTCGCCCACTTTTTTGATGCTGATGaggtaattattgttgttttttttacAGTTTCAATCTTTTTATTATGTTATGATTAACGAATAATGAAAAATGATCGATTCATCTTTGTGCAGGACGAGTGTCACCGGACACTCGAACCGGTCGAGGAGGAGAATGATTCATGGTATTTGCAGACCCTGAGGCTTCCCGACCCTTTTTCTGTACGATACCATCCTGGAGGGAGATATGCCGGCTTGACAGAGCCACTTGTACCGGAACCGCCTCCTTCTGTTAGGCCTCCTCCTGTGCCGAGGAGTAGCTCACGAGCAGAGCCTGTTCCTGTTAGGCCTCCTCCTATGCCGAGGAGTAGCTCTCGAGCAGAGAAGGCTCGTGGGAAGCAGCCTATCCATGTTGAGCGGCATAGACAGACGTATGCTGATCCGACTGGTAGCCCGTCGAAGCGGCCCAGGCCGCAGGAGTTCGATGATTCATGGCCTCGAGCAGATCCAGATGCTGATTATTGGAGGCGACGTGACGAGGACTTGATTGCCCGTGTCACTGAGAGCGTGACACGGGAGCAGATCCGGACCGTGATCCCTGAGGTGCGGCGGGCGATCGTAGAAGACGACTCCGAGCATGGACTGGTTGCCAAAATTACACGGAAGGTCGTGGCCGCTGTGAAGGATATCTTCGGTGGGCGATCTTCTTCGAGGAAGCATAGATCATCATTCAGCCATGCCAGTTGTCATAGACACGGGAGTGAGGAGTTCGACCAGCCGAGACCCAGTCACAGACGGTCTACATCTCACATTCGTAGTCCTGGGCGATCATTTCATGAGGATCCGTCTCATGTGAGCCATAGGCACTCAGTTGGAGACCTGGATCAGCAACATCGGAGTCATAGTCGATCACAGCATGGAGAGGATCTGCCTCGTGGCAGTCAGAGACGATCAGAGCATGGAGAGGATCCACCCCATGCGAGTCAGCGGCGATCTGCCTCACGTCACAGTGAGAGGGAGGCATCTATGAGGCGATCAGCCTCACATCGTCAGCCGAGTCCAGTGACGCCTATGTATGGAGAGAGAGATGACGATGTCCAGTTCAGCTGGACTACTGACGAGGAAGAGGCCGAGGATGTAGGGCGGCCACGACGCACGATTAAGCCGTCTGCTCTTCTACATAGTCCGTACGTGACTGATGGCCCACTTGACACTCCTAAGGCAAAGAAGGCTGCTTTCCGCCAATTTAGACAGATGGGCGACGATGCATGTGTTCCTGTATTGGAGACTGGATATATGATGACCCAGGCCTTTTTTGGGCGTATTTTGGATCGTCGTGCTGAGTTCGATGCTGAGGTATAATATATTCGTAATATTGTATTGTTTAATATGCGTTGTGTTACTaacgaagtcatgttattttggATGCAGATTATAGACCTCTGGATTTTGAAGCAAAATCGAAGGATCAGAGTCAACCAGGAATATATAGTGCATCGGGGTCGGTCTCTAATCCAGTCGGGTATTAGTCGAATTAGAACTCCAGTGACTGCAACCAATTTATATGTAAGTTGGTTGtgactttgatttattttgagGCTTCCAATATATTGTTACACTTATCATCTCAATTATTCCTGTTCAGGATACCCTATACAGAGAGTATGGTAAGCTGCATCCAGAGGATCCCCAGGGGAATGATCCACCAGAGCGAGATGCATACACACATTGGAATGTGCCCTACAATCTCATATCAATGTTCCAGGGCACTGATGCAGATCATACGTGGCCATTGTTGGAGGCTAATGAGGTAAGCTTAGTAATTCTTAAGGGTAATGCGACATTACTATCAATGGGGTTTAGTTTCTAAGTTTTTTTCGAATCATCACTATCAATGCAGATTCTTACTATTTGCAATGTCAACTAAAGTCATTGGTGCACTGTGGTCATTTCTATCGAACGATGGGAGGTTCGAGTGTATGATTCTCTGTCACATGTTGAAGGGGTCACACAACGTCGACGAGCTTCAATGAGGTACATAACTCGTTTGATGCCTAGATTGTTGCATACTATAGGGTATTGGGATAACAATCCCAACAAGTTTGTCCATGCTGCTGATTCAGAGATGGCGTATGTGATGATGCCGGTCAACCAGCAATTTGTGCAACAGGACGTCATTAGTTGTGGTGTGTATGCATGTGCTTACTTAGATCGGCTGGTATGTGGAAAACCGAAATGGGAACGGATGAGAACCAATAGGGATGTTGAAAAATATCGCTACATGGTAGCTGTTAGGATATGGGAATTGTGTACCCCAATTCCCTCTGCTTTGTAGTAATTGGGTTGGAGGCTCGTTTAATTGTCATTGATTTGATTATCATTTTGTTTAAATGAATTCTGTTAGGATTTGATTTGATACTAGGGCTCGTTTAATTCCATATTTTGTTGATATTCAAAATGTTATTTGATTATCATTTGTTTAAATGAATTTGATTCGAAAAAAGGTGTTTTTGGGGTGAACAAGGGCTCTGTACACGGTTAGGCCCTAACCGTGTAAGGTTTCTCGAAACCGTGCACGCAACCGTGCACGGAAGAACTCGGAACCGTGTACCGTACACGGCCAAATGCTGAACCGTGTCACCGTGCACAGTTTCAAGTTCTTCCGTACACGGTTGCGAGAAACTGTACACGGTTAGGGCCTAACCATGTACAGAGCCCATTTAGGCCTTGTTCACCCCAAAACCcctgttttttgaattttaaagcaAGTTCAACAAATACCAACAACAAATTCAGACCTCAAACAACAAGTAAACATCCAACAACATTCCAACAACATTTTGAaaatcaaagattcaaaatCACTCACGACCCAACATTTTGAGGACATGCATTCCTAGTGTGTGTTCCACTCCTACAAATGCCGCATTTCTTCTTTCGCCGCCTTCGTGCATCGGGTGGTTGCTCGACACCCTCCACCGGCACGTTCAAGTCCAATGCAAGTACTTGCGCTGTGCATCTCCGGGCATTGTGATCTCTACCCTTGCAACGTCAGCATACTTGAGGTCGAGAATTAGGAGGACCCGAATTAGGAGGACCCTCAACTGCTGAACGAGCCCTACTCAACTTCGGTCGTCCCGCATGGACCGTGATATCCGGGGGTTTCACAACATAGGCTGATATCTCATCGGGCACATTCCAATACGTAGGATGTGGAACGGGAACAATACGCTCCATATATGTGGCCAACAGCACGGATTGTTTGAAATATCTTCCAACAAAATCCGTGACTTGCAGTCCTGCACGCCTAATAAAATGCAaagataaaaacataaatttataaaaaattaatacaatatgcaaaatttgtaataaatgagGTACCTAATAGCGGCACAAGCATGACAACACGGAATGTCATCCAAGTCAAACTGAGCACAACTACAAGTCCGATTCTCGAGATCGACAATGTAGAATGCATGatcatcctcaacactaaaCATGTGCGTCGTCGTCCCTCGAACAACCAATTGCCGACCCGCTTCGACAGCCACATGAAACTTCCCCTCTACTACCTCAGTCAACTCATGTGACCTCGATGCAGCCGAGATGCGTCGCCTATCGAACCATTTCTCCATAATGGCTCGATAGGTCTCGATCAATGAAGCAACCGGGAGGCGTCGTGCCCACAACAGTCTACTTTTCTTCGTCTCGGCAGCATTCGACGTCATGAAGCTCGTGCGTCATACAGGGCACTTGGACCTGGCCCATCTCTCCACACCAATAGTGTCGAGGTGTGTGCGCGCGTTGACTTTCAGTAGTTGAAGCGCAGAAAAATTCCTTTGAAAATCGTCTGATCGATAGGAATATGCCGCTGCTTTGAAGACTGCAGCTACA
It contains:
- the LOC130994412 gene encoding uncharacterized protein LOC130994412 is translated as MTSNAAETKKSRLLWARRLPVASLIETYRAIMEKWFDRRRISAASRSHELTEVVEGKFHVAVEAGRQLVVRGTTTHMFSVEDDHAFYIVDLENRTCSCAQFDLDDIPCCHACAAIRRAGLQVTDFVGRYFKQSVLLATYMERIVPVPHPTYWNVPDEISAYVVKPPDITVHAGRPKLSRARSAVEGPPNSGPPNSRPQGFWGEQGLNGLCTWLGPNRVQFLATVYGRT